From Geomonas agri, one genomic window encodes:
- a CDS encoding cobalamin B12-binding domain-containing protein — protein sequence MAKSASGAACDCEEFYRQVLDAMINADRTKAAAIIERALDCGIPPARVIAEVLDPAIVQLGTLWEGESMSLAQNFIASKIAEDALLRCLPDHEKDRDRKGVAVIGNIEDDFHSLGRRTVGLFLNAAGWQVVDLGNDVPAEQFLEKAREVGARVIGVSAMMQTTAMNIRKLRDLIDGAGEQERIKLAVGGAVFNWRPELVTEVGGDGTTRNAVGADELFTCLQEQARIPERAL from the coding sequence ATGGCGAAGTCAGCAAGTGGCGCTGCATGTGACTGTGAAGAGTTTTACCGGCAGGTGCTTGATGCCATGATCAACGCGGACCGCACCAAAGCGGCTGCCATCATCGAACGTGCCCTTGACTGCGGCATCCCGCCTGCCCGGGTCATCGCGGAAGTACTCGACCCCGCCATCGTCCAGCTCGGCACGCTCTGGGAAGGAGAGTCGATGTCGCTGGCCCAGAACTTCATCGCCTCGAAGATCGCCGAGGACGCCTTGCTGCGCTGCCTTCCCGACCACGAGAAGGACCGGGACCGCAAGGGGGTTGCCGTGATCGGCAACATCGAGGACGACTTCCACAGCCTTGGGCGCAGAACGGTTGGGCTCTTCCTGAACGCCGCGGGATGGCAGGTGGTCGACCTGGGCAACGACGTGCCGGCTGAGCAGTTCCTGGAAAAGGCGCGCGAGGTCGGGGCCCGTGTCATCGGAGTTTCGGCGATGATGCAGACCACCGCCATGAACATCCGCAAGCTACGCGACCTGATCGACGGGGCTGGGGAGCAGGAGCGGATCAAGCTTGCCGTCGGCGGCGCGGTCTTCAACTGGCGCCCGGAACTGGTGACCGAGGTGGGAGGGGACGGGACGACGAGAAACGCGGTCGGAGCCGACGAGCTCTTCACCTGCTTGCAGGAGCAGGCCCGGATACCGGAGCGTGCCCTATGA
- a CDS encoding NfeD family protein, with protein sequence MKRLFLVLLILVVLPLCLGAQEPQVGVISLRGPINPVSASFLKENLDAAGRRGDRLVLVELDTPGGLDTAMREAVQAIFAAPVPVAVYVAPAGARAASAGAVIGLSADILAMAPGTNIGAAHPVGLGGKPDPVMEAKVVNDAEAYVAGIAAKRGRNVELARSMVRQSISLTAEDALKQRVIDLVAPSRQELLSSLEGRRVQRGGKEVVLHLAGVRVVNHEMGTRDSILNAVSNPDVAYMLMLLGIAGLFFELAHPGVILPGVIGGISLLLSFFALQTLPVNYAGIGLILLGIILFIAEIKVVSYGMLAVGGVVAMVLGSLMLFPSPEPYLRLSWEVLAGTVTVTALFFGVVVVKVIQAHREKPITGVEGMIGEVGVADSDLAPEGKVLVRGEYWNATGEEPVRQGEKVQVVAVTGLRLTVRKAGTRGEGRAGV encoded by the coding sequence ATGAAACGGCTGTTCCTGGTGCTGCTGATACTGGTCGTGCTGCCGCTGTGCCTGGGGGCGCAGGAGCCGCAGGTGGGAGTCATTTCCCTGCGCGGCCCCATCAACCCGGTCAGCGCGTCGTTCCTCAAGGAGAACCTGGACGCGGCGGGGAGACGGGGTGACCGGCTCGTGCTGGTGGAGCTGGATACTCCGGGCGGGCTGGACACGGCCATGCGCGAGGCGGTCCAGGCCATCTTCGCGGCGCCGGTCCCGGTGGCGGTCTACGTGGCCCCCGCCGGGGCACGCGCGGCCTCGGCCGGTGCGGTCATCGGCCTCTCGGCAGATATCCTGGCCATGGCCCCCGGCACCAACATCGGCGCGGCCCACCCGGTTGGCCTGGGCGGTAAACCCGACCCGGTCATGGAGGCCAAGGTGGTCAACGACGCCGAGGCCTACGTGGCGGGGATCGCGGCCAAGCGCGGCCGCAACGTGGAACTGGCCCGGAGCATGGTGCGCCAGAGCATTTCCCTCACCGCCGAGGACGCCCTCAAACAGCGGGTGATCGACCTGGTGGCCCCCTCCCGGCAGGAACTCTTGTCCAGCCTGGAAGGGCGGCGGGTGCAGCGCGGCGGCAAAGAGGTTGTGCTGCACCTGGCCGGTGTACGCGTGGTGAACCACGAGATGGGGACCCGCGACAGTATCCTGAACGCGGTCAGCAACCCGGACGTCGCCTACATGCTCATGCTCCTCGGCATCGCCGGGCTCTTCTTCGAGCTCGCCCACCCGGGGGTGATCCTGCCGGGGGTGATCGGGGGCATTTCGCTACTGCTCTCCTTTTTCGCGCTGCAGACCCTGCCGGTCAACTACGCGGGGATCGGGCTGATCCTTTTGGGCATCATCCTGTTCATCGCCGAGATCAAGGTGGTCTCCTACGGCATGCTCGCTGTCGGGGGCGTGGTGGCCATGGTGCTCGGGTCGCTGATGCTCTTCCCGTCGCCCGAGCCGTACCTGCGCCTGTCCTGGGAGGTGCTGGCGGGGACGGTTACGGTGACCGCGCTCTTCTTCGGTGTGGTGGTGGTCAAGGTGATCCAGGCGCACCGGGAGAAACCGATCACCGGCGTGGAAGGGATGATCGGGGAAGTTGGCGTCGCCGATAGCGACCTCGCGCCGGAAGGGAAGGTGCTGGTGCGCGGAGAATACTGGAACGCGACCGGCGAGGAGCCGGTGCGCCAGGGTGAAAAAGTACAGGTGGTCGCCGTGACCGGGCTCAGGCTGACCGTGCGCAAGGCAGGAACGAGAGGGGAGGGGCGAGCCGGGGTATGA
- a CDS encoding transporter substrate-binding domain-containing protein, translated as MPIFRFIQRFRAVGSRCKRLCLSRAIMPLLVLLLALLPSGGGADTLGRGGVGKAVIVVGGDFNYPPYEFVDHDGKPAGFNVELTRAIAEVMGFKVEISLGPWDGMRRALEQGDVDILQGMAFSQERTNEVDFSTPHALLFQSIWIRRDDRRIKSIEDVRGKEVIVMKNSIMHDFMKGYDPKARLILTDTLAEALRLLNQGRGDCALVSRLTGMYLEKEMGLKRIVPVAEPIMTQAYGYAVKKGNAEVLARFNEGLAILKRSGQFQEIHNKWLGVMEQQPVSWGRVVRYVTLVSLPLLLILGGTVVWSRTLQKRVAQRTEELAREVAEKQAALEKLRMHQDQLVQADKLASLGTLVAGVAHEINNPNGLILLNLPRFEEVLRGSQPILDEYREQHGDFKLGRHSYDRLREELPHMLSETQDAAKRIKRIVAELKDFARRDSADLTDHLDLNLCAQAALRLVENTVAKSSHQIVAHLADALPRVKGNSQRIEQVIVNLLLNAAQSLEGSGKSIQISTRHDRFRDLVLLTVRDEGRGVEPEHLARLTDPFFTTKREEGGCGLGLSISAGIMKQHGGALNFESRPGFGTTVTMELPALPAGENTEHRGL; from the coding sequence TTGCCCATTTTCCGCTTCATCCAGAGATTCCGTGCCGTCGGCTCCCGCTGCAAGCGGCTGTGCCTTTCCCGGGCCATCATGCCTCTCCTGGTACTGTTGCTGGCGCTGCTCCCTTCGGGGGGGGGCGCCGACACGCTGGGGCGCGGCGGAGTCGGCAAAGCGGTGATCGTCGTCGGCGGGGACTTCAACTATCCCCCTTACGAGTTCGTCGACCACGACGGCAAGCCCGCCGGCTTCAATGTCGAGCTGACCCGCGCCATCGCCGAGGTGATGGGCTTCAAGGTGGAGATTTCGCTGGGGCCGTGGGACGGCATGCGCCGCGCGCTGGAACAGGGGGACGTGGACATCCTGCAGGGGATGGCGTTCTCGCAGGAGCGTACCAACGAGGTCGATTTCTCCACGCCGCACGCGCTCTTGTTCCAGTCCATCTGGATCCGCCGGGACGACCGGCGCATAAAATCCATCGAAGACGTGCGCGGCAAGGAAGTCATCGTGATGAAGAACAGCATCATGCATGACTTCATGAAAGGGTACGACCCCAAGGCGCGGCTCATCCTTACCGACACGCTGGCCGAGGCGCTCAGGCTTTTGAACCAGGGGAGGGGAGACTGCGCCCTGGTGTCGCGACTGACCGGGATGTACCTGGAAAAGGAGATGGGGCTGAAGCGGATCGTGCCGGTGGCCGAACCGATCATGACCCAGGCCTACGGCTACGCGGTGAAGAAGGGGAACGCCGAGGTGCTGGCCCGCTTCAACGAGGGGCTCGCCATACTGAAGCGCTCCGGGCAGTTCCAGGAGATCCACAACAAGTGGCTCGGGGTGATGGAGCAGCAGCCGGTTTCCTGGGGGAGGGTGGTGCGCTACGTAACCTTGGTGTCCCTGCCGCTGCTACTGATCCTGGGGGGGACCGTGGTCTGGTCCCGGACCCTGCAGAAGCGGGTAGCGCAGCGCACCGAGGAACTGGCGCGCGAGGTGGCGGAGAAACAGGCCGCGCTGGAGAAACTGCGCATGCACCAGGACCAGTTGGTGCAGGCCGACAAGCTTGCCTCGCTGGGGACCCTGGTGGCCGGCGTCGCCCACGAGATCAACAACCCTAACGGGCTGATCCTTTTGAACCTGCCCCGTTTCGAGGAGGTGCTGCGCGGCTCGCAACCGATCCTGGACGAGTACCGCGAACAGCACGGCGACTTCAAGCTGGGGCGGCACAGCTACGACCGCCTGCGCGAGGAGCTGCCGCACATGCTCTCCGAGACGCAGGACGCGGCCAAGCGGATCAAGCGCATCGTCGCCGAGCTGAAGGACTTCGCGCGACGGGACAGCGCCGACCTCACCGACCACCTGGACCTGAACCTCTGCGCCCAGGCCGCGCTGCGCCTGGTCGAGAACACTGTTGCCAAGAGTTCGCACCAGATCGTGGCGCACCTGGCCGATGCCCTGCCGCGGGTCAAGGGGAACAGCCAGCGCATCGAGCAGGTGATCGTGAACCTCCTTTTGAACGCGGCCCAGTCTCTGGAAGGGAGCGGCAAGAGCATCCAGATCTCCACCCGGCACGACCGTTTCCGCGACCTGGTGCTGCTCACCGTGCGCGACGAGGGGAGGGGGGTGGAGCCCGAGCACCTGGCGCGGCTCACCGATCCTTTCTTCACCACCAAGCGGGAAGAGGGCGGGTGCGGCCTGGGGCTTTCCATCTCGGCGGGAATCATGAAGCAGCACGGCGGTGCGCTGAACTTCGAGTCGCGCCCGGGCTTCGGCACCACGGTTACTATGGAGCTGCCGGCGCTGCCGGCGGGGGAAAACACGGAACACAGAGGACTCTGA
- a CDS encoding sigma-54-dependent transcriptional regulator, whose product MSEALYPAFGVLLVDDEAPWLRSLRMTLEGPGAISNITALTDSRLVMGELDRGDIGLVLLDLTMPYLSGQELLARIAEEHPEVTVVVLSGLNQIETAVSCMRLGAFDYLVKTDEEDRILESVRRAIRMQELQRENKEMRRRFLNDRLECPEAFAPIVTNNKAMRSIFQYIEAVAKSTQPILVTGESGVGKELIARAIHTLSRGDGPLVPVNVAGLEDNVFTDTLFGHKKGAFTGADESRSGMVEQAAEGTLFLDEIGDLSLPCQVKLLRLLQEGEYYPLGSDQPKQLRARIVVATHHDLSKKKDAGGFRKDLYFRLRAHHVHIPPLRERKDDIPLLLDHFLKESAEVFGKKVPSYPKELLTLLANYSFPGNLRELRSMVYDAMSVHSSRMLSMNSFRQAMEVQGEVPAEQAAMGEQNVFYSCPDIPTLSAAVDQLVAEAMRRSDNNQSMASRMLGISQPALSKRLKLQRDGKAE is encoded by the coding sequence ATGAGCGAAGCACTATATCCTGCCTTCGGCGTGCTGTTGGTGGACGACGAGGCGCCCTGGCTGCGCAGCCTGCGCATGACGCTGGAGGGACCGGGCGCCATTAGCAATATCACTGCGCTCACCGACAGTCGTCTGGTGATGGGGGAGCTGGACCGGGGCGACATCGGCCTGGTGCTGCTCGACCTGACCATGCCTTACCTCTCGGGGCAGGAACTGCTGGCCCGCATCGCGGAGGAACATCCCGAGGTGACCGTGGTGGTGCTGTCGGGACTGAACCAGATCGAAACGGCGGTATCGTGCATGCGCTTGGGCGCCTTCGACTACCTGGTCAAGACCGACGAGGAGGACCGCATCCTCGAATCGGTGCGGCGCGCAATCCGGATGCAGGAGTTGCAGCGGGAAAACAAGGAGATGCGGCGCCGATTCCTGAACGACCGCCTGGAGTGCCCGGAGGCCTTCGCCCCCATCGTCACCAACAACAAGGCGATGCGCTCTATCTTCCAGTACATCGAGGCGGTGGCCAAGAGTACCCAGCCCATCCTGGTTACCGGCGAAAGCGGCGTGGGCAAGGAACTGATCGCCCGCGCCATCCACACCCTGAGCCGCGGCGACGGCCCGCTGGTCCCGGTGAATGTGGCCGGGCTGGAGGACAACGTCTTTACCGATACGCTGTTCGGGCACAAGAAGGGGGCCTTCACCGGCGCCGACGAGAGCCGCAGCGGCATGGTGGAACAGGCCGCCGAGGGGACCCTCTTTCTCGACGAGATCGGCGACCTCTCGCTGCCCTGCCAGGTGAAACTGCTGCGCCTGCTGCAGGAAGGGGAGTACTACCCGCTGGGCAGCGACCAGCCCAAGCAGCTCCGGGCGCGCATCGTGGTGGCGACGCACCACGACCTTTCCAAGAAGAAGGACGCCGGCGGCTTCAGGAAGGACCTCTACTTCCGCCTGAGGGCGCACCACGTTCACATCCCCCCCCTGCGCGAGCGCAAGGACGACATACCGCTGCTTTTGGACCACTTTCTCAAGGAGAGCGCCGAGGTCTTCGGCAAGAAGGTGCCCAGCTACCCCAAGGAGCTGCTGACGCTCTTGGCCAATTACAGTTTCCCAGGCAACCTGCGCGAGCTGCGGTCGATGGTCTACGACGCCATGAGCGTGCACTCCTCGCGCATGCTCTCCATGAACAGTTTTCGGCAGGCGATGGAGGTGCAGGGGGAGGTCCCCGCGGAACAGGCTGCGATGGGGGAACAGAACGTCTTTTACTCCTGCCCCGATATCCCCACCCTGAGCGCGGCGGTGGACCAGTTGGTGGCCGAGGCGATGCGGCGCTCCGACAACAACCAGAGCATGGCCTCTCGCATGTTGGGCATTTCGCAACCCGCACTCAGTAAGAGGCTCAAGCTGCAGAGAGACGGCAAGGCAGAATAG